TGGTCTGCAGACGCTCATCGGCGGCGCCCTCGGGCTGGGTCTCGCCCTGCTGCTTGGCGTAGGGATAATGAGGTACTCCGTCAGACTTGACCTGAAGACCTTCTTTAGCATCACCGGATTCCTACTGATCCTCTTCGCGGCCGGACTGGTCGCGCGAGGGATCGGGGAGTTCGGCGAGGCGGGAGTGATTGCCCCCGTTGTTCAGAGCGTCTGGGACACTAACGGCATAGTAAACGACCAGAGCGGGACCGGAAAGATACTCACGGCCTTGGTCGGCTATGTTGGAAGCCCGTCGCTCTCTCAGGTGATCGGCTATGTGGCCTACTGGCTGTTGATCGTCCTGTGGCTCTATAGAGACACTACCACCATCGCCTTCAAGAAGATTCTGGCGACGGTCAGGTCAGGGTGATGTCAGCCTTCCTCACTCGGAGGACAATAAGCAGAAGGAGCGCGACAAGGGAAGTGGTCAGGCCGTAGGCGAATGTCGCCCAGTGGCCTACCGAATCCCAAAGGAGTCCGGCGACGATGCCGCCAGGAAGCATCACCAGGCCGACGGATGTGTGGAACGCACCTAGAGCGGTCCCCCTGAGGTGGCTAGGGGCGACGTCAGTCACATAAGCCTTGAACACCCCCTCTGATGAGCCCTTGTAGACTCCGAACATGACGAACCCGAGACCGAGCAGCCAGAGTGTGTTCGCGGAGGCCATTAGGGCGCTTGTGATGGCGAAGAGGCTGAACGAGAAGGCTATGACGGGTTTCCTGCCGACCTTGTCTGAGAGGTCCCCTGCGGGAATGGCCACCAGCACGAACACCACGTTGTACAGGATGTACAGCATCGTGGTGGACACTGTCTGTGAATATGCGCCGATTGTGAAACCCTCGTCGTACGCTCTGAGGATGAAGAAAGCGTAGCTGATCTCCCCGATGTAGAACACCATCACCACCGCCATCAGGAGATAGAACGGCCGTCCCAGGTGCCTCATCTCCTTGAAGAACTTCCCCAGCTCTCGGGTCGACCTGGCCTCCTTGTCCCTCACGAATGCGAAGATGACGACGACCGCCAGGAAGGCAGGTATGGTGGAAAGGAGGAATATGAGCCTGTAGGTCCCCTCAGTCACCGTGCTGGCGGCGATCAGGACCGGCAGGATGAGAATAGGCCCCAGGACAGCGCCCGTCGAGTCCATTGCCTTGTGGAACCCGAAAGCCCTCCCCCAATACGCCTGGTCCGTCGAGTCGGCAATGAGGGCGTCTCTTGGGGCGCTCCTTATTCCTTTCCCCACCCGTTCTGCGACCCTGAGGCCGAAGACGTGCCAAGGTGCTGTGGCGAGGTAAAGCAGCGGCTTGACGGCCGTGCTCGTGGCGTAGCCCCCAAGGATGAACGGCTTCCTGCGCCTGTATCGGTCTGAATACCAGCCAGAGATGACCTTGACCATAGAGGCGGTCGTCTCAGACGCTCCTTCGATAAGCCCGATCACTAGCCCGGTCGCGCCGATTGCCGTGAGGAAGAGGGGTAGTATCGGATAGATCATCTCGCTGCTCATGTCCGTCAGCAGACTCACGATGCCGAGCACAAGCACATTGGTCGAGATGCCTGCGAATATGCGTCTTTTGATTCGCGTCTTCCTCTGTTCGTCAGGCGTGTTCATGGACCCAGACCCCATAAGTCGAGTGCAGTCTTGGATTGAATACCATGATATAACCCTTGACTGGGAACGGGTGTTCTTGTCATCGGGATGCGTCTGCGAAGACAAGAACATAGATTGGTAACCGATGCAGATTCGGCCCTATGGGTCTCGTCAATCTCTTCGGAGCGCATGTGGAACCGAGAATTGCGTTCCTCATGATCGGGGAGATAGTTGTCGGTGTCCTGCTCGTATTGGCGTTCGTCATGGCCGCCAGACACAAAGGACGGTACCATCACTACATGATTCTGTCTGCCTTCCTCGCGGACGAGCTGGTCTTTAAGCCGCTGATGTATCAGCGTCTGACCCTCGGGGTCTTCGGGTCGTTCCCCTATCCAGGGATTATTGGGCTACCACACATCTTGCTGGCCGTATCTGTAACAGTCCTGGGCGCAGCAACTGTAATTCTGGGTTTCAAATTCAGGATCAAGAAGCAGAAGAAGATGTTCCTGCCGCCAAAGGGCAGGATCCACAAGATTGTGGGCGCGCTGTACCTCGTGTCCTGGTTCGCCACGATGCTGTACGGAGTACGGATATTCGTGCTCTTCTACCTGTGACGCCGTGCTATAGTTCAATAGCAGCCAATGCGTTTTGTCTCA
The genomic region above belongs to Candidatus Thermoplasmatota archaeon and contains:
- a CDS encoding MFS transporter; amino-acid sequence: MNTPDEQRKTRIKRRIFAGISTNVLVLGIVSLLTDMSSEMIYPILPLFLTAIGATGLVIGLIEGASETTASMVKVISGWYSDRYRRRKPFILGGYATSTAVKPLLYLATAPWHVFGLRVAERVGKGIRSAPRDALIADSTDQAYWGRAFGFHKAMDSTGAVLGPILILPVLIAASTVTEGTYRLIFLLSTIPAFLAVVVIFAFVRDKEARSTRELGKFFKEMRHLGRPFYLLMAVVMVFYIGEISYAFFILRAYDEGFTIGAYSQTVSTTMLYILYNVVFVLVAIPAGDLSDKVGRKPVIAFSFSLFAITSALMASANTLWLLGLGFVMFGVYKGSSEGVFKAYVTDVAPSHLRGTALGAFHTSVGLVMLPGGIVAGLLWDSVGHWATFAYGLTTSLVALLLLIVLRVRKADITLT